The following coding sequences lie in one Klebsiella huaxiensis genomic window:
- the cmtB gene encoding PTS mannitol transporter subunit IIA has product MRLIDYFPEASISIKNSASSWQEAVDFSMSALLSNHYVSPQYIQAIKESTLANGPYYILAPEVAMPHARPEYGALKTGMSLTLLRNHVSFGEGNEPIKLLIGLSAADSDSHIGAIQALSELLCEEENLAALLAAKSEKQLADIISRA; this is encoded by the coding sequence ATGCGACTGATTGATTATTTCCCAGAAGCATCAATATCGATAAAGAATTCAGCATCAAGCTGGCAAGAAGCGGTTGATTTTTCAATGTCAGCTTTATTGTCTAATCATTATGTTAGCCCGCAATATATTCAGGCAATTAAAGAGTCTACGTTAGCTAACGGGCCTTATTATATTCTGGCTCCCGAAGTGGCAATGCCTCATGCGCGTCCTGAATACGGTGCGTTAAAAACAGGGATGTCATTAACGCTATTGCGAAACCACGTCAGCTTTGGCGAGGGTAATGAACCCATTAAGTTATTAATTGGGTTGTCTGCTGCCGATTCAGATTCGCATATTGGTGCGATTCAGGCATTAAGTGAATTATTGTGTGAAGAGGAAAACTTGGCTGCATTGTTGGCGGCTAAATCTGAGAAACAATTAGCGGATATTATCTCCCGCGCATAA
- a CDS encoding PTS mannitol transporter subunit IICB, with the protein MENKSARAKVQAFGGFLTAMVIPNIGAFIAWGFITALFIPTGWMPNEHFAKIVGPMITYLLPVMIGSTGGHLVGGKRGAVMGGIGSIGVIVGADIPMFLGSMIMGPLGGLVIKHIDRLLEKRIPAGFEMVINNFSLGIAGMILCLLGFEIIGPAVLVANNFVKECIEALVHAGYLPLLSVINEPAKILFLNNAIDQGVYYPLGMQQAAETGKSIFFMVASNPGPGLGLLLGFAIFGKGMSKKSAPGAMIIHFLGGIHELYFPYVLMKPLTLIAMIGGGMTGTWVFNLLGGGLVAGPSPGSIFAYLALTPKGSFIATIAGVTAGALVAFIITSFILKMDKSIEVEKEDTFSESAKAVKAMKREGSFSYKQVKRVAFVCDAGMGSSAMGATTFRKRLEKAGLAITVTHYAIENVPDDADIIVTHASLEGRVKRVSDKPLILIKNYIGDPHLDELFKNLSA; encoded by the coding sequence ATGGAAAACAAGTCTGCTCGTGCAAAGGTCCAGGCTTTTGGTGGGTTTTTGACTGCCATGGTCATCCCCAATATCGGCGCATTTATTGCCTGGGGGTTTATTACCGCATTATTTATTCCTACTGGCTGGATGCCCAATGAGCATTTTGCCAAAATTGTCGGCCCGATGATTACCTATTTATTACCGGTAATGATTGGCTCAACCGGCGGTCACCTGGTTGGCGGCAAGCGCGGAGCGGTAATGGGCGGCATTGGTTCCATTGGCGTGATTGTTGGCGCTGATATTCCAATGTTCCTTGGTTCTATGATCATGGGGCCGCTCGGCGGCCTGGTAATTAAACATATTGACCGCCTGCTGGAAAAACGTATTCCTGCCGGTTTCGAAATGGTCATCAATAACTTCTCTCTCGGTATCGCTGGCATGATCTTATGCCTGTTGGGATTTGAAATTATTGGCCCGGCGGTTCTCGTTGCGAATAATTTTGTGAAGGAGTGTATTGAAGCTCTGGTGCATGCGGGGTATCTGCCGTTGCTCTCGGTTATCAACGAACCTGCGAAAATTCTCTTTCTAAACAATGCCATCGATCAGGGCGTCTATTATCCGCTGGGTATGCAACAGGCTGCTGAGACCGGAAAATCGATCTTCTTTATGGTGGCCTCTAATCCCGGACCAGGGCTGGGCCTGCTGCTCGGGTTTGCCATCTTTGGTAAAGGCATGAGTAAAAAGTCCGCTCCGGGCGCCATGATTATCCATTTCCTTGGCGGTATCCATGAGCTCTATTTCCCTTATGTGTTGATGAAGCCGTTAACGCTGATTGCCATGATCGGCGGTGGAATGACCGGTACCTGGGTCTTTAATCTGTTGGGTGGCGGCCTGGTTGCTGGACCGAGTCCTGGCTCAATCTTCGCCTACCTGGCATTAACACCGAAAGGGTCGTTTATCGCCACCATCGCAGGTGTAACTGCAGGAGCTCTGGTGGCCTTTATCATTACTTCTTTTATTCTGAAGATGGATAAAAGCATCGAAGTCGAAAAGGAAGATACATTTAGCGAATCTGCTAAAGCGGTAAAAGCGATGAAACGCGAAGGATCGTTTTCTTACAAGCAGGTTAAACGCGTTGCTTTCGTTTGCGATGCGGGTATGGGCTCCAGCGCGATGGGTGCTACAACTTTCCGTAAACGTCTGGAAAAAGCGGGACTGGCTATTACCGTCACCCACTATGCCATCGAAAATGTACCAGATGATGCGGATATTATCGTCACTCATGCCAGCCTGGAAGGCCGTGTTAAACGCGTCAGTGATAAACCTTTAATCCTGATTAAAAACTATATCGGCGATCCGCACCTGGATGAGTTGTTTAAAAACCTCAGTGCCTGA
- a CDS encoding zinc-binding dehydrogenase, with translation MKTKVAAIYGKQDVRIREFELPQITDNELLVSVISDSVCLSTWKAAVLGSEHKRVPDDLENHPVITGHECAGIIVEVGKNLTDKYKKGQRFVLQPAMGLPSGYSAGYSYEYFGGNATYMIIPEVAINLGCVLPYHGSYFAAASLAEPMCCIIGAYNANFHTTPYVYEHRMGIKPGGNLALLACAGPMGIGAIDYAINGNIAPARVVVVDIDEKRLAQAQKLLPVELAASKGIELVYVNTRDVADPVQALRALTNDEGFDDVFVYAAVPAIVEMADELLAEDGCLNFFAGPTDKNFKVPFNFYNVHYNSTHVVGTSGGSTDDMLEAIALSATGQLQPSFMVTHIGGLDAVPDTVLNLPNIPGGKKLIYNGVTMPLTAITDFAEKGKTDPLFKQLAELVEETHGIWNEQAEKYLLAHFGVDIGEVAE, from the coding sequence ATGAAAACCAAAGTTGCCGCTATTTATGGCAAGCAGGATGTCCGCATTCGTGAATTCGAACTTCCGCAAATTACCGATAATGAATTGCTGGTGAGCGTAATCTCCGATAGCGTGTGTTTATCTACCTGGAAGGCCGCCGTTTTAGGCAGCGAACATAAACGCGTTCCCGATGATTTAGAAAATCATCCGGTTATTACCGGTCATGAATGTGCGGGGATTATTGTCGAGGTGGGGAAAAACCTTACCGATAAATATAAAAAAGGTCAGCGGTTTGTTCTGCAACCGGCGATGGGGCTACCAAGCGGATATTCAGCAGGTTATAGCTATGAATACTTCGGCGGTAACGCGACCTATATGATTATCCCTGAGGTGGCTATTAATCTGGGATGCGTACTGCCATATCACGGTTCTTATTTTGCCGCCGCGTCGCTGGCCGAACCTATGTGCTGCATTATTGGTGCATATAATGCCAATTTCCATACCACGCCTTATGTCTATGAGCATCGGATGGGAATTAAGCCTGGCGGCAATCTGGCGCTGCTGGCATGTGCCGGGCCGATGGGCATTGGCGCGATAGATTATGCTATCAACGGCAACATTGCCCCGGCGCGGGTGGTAGTGGTTGATATTGATGAAAAGCGCCTGGCGCAGGCGCAAAAACTCCTGCCGGTAGAACTGGCTGCCAGTAAAGGGATTGAGCTGGTTTATGTCAATACACGGGACGTTGCAGATCCGGTACAGGCGCTGCGGGCGCTGACGAATGACGAAGGATTTGACGATGTCTTCGTATATGCTGCCGTTCCCGCCATCGTGGAAATGGCGGATGAGCTGCTGGCGGAAGATGGATGCCTGAACTTCTTTGCCGGCCCTACGGATAAAAACTTTAAAGTCCCGTTTAACTTCTACAACGTGCATTACAACAGTACCCATGTCGTGGGGACTTCAGGTGGCTCAACGGATGACATGCTTGAAGCGATTGCCCTGAGCGCAACTGGACAACTACAGCCTTCATTTATGGTGACGCATATTGGCGGGCTGGATGCGGTGCCGGACACGGTGCTCAATCTGCCCAACATTCCTGGTGGCAAAAAGCTGATTTATAACGGCGTGACGATGCCGCTAACGGCGATTACTGATTTTGCTGAGAAAGGTAAAACCGACCCGCTGTTTAAGCAATTGGCGGAACTGGTAGAAGAGACGCACGGGATCTGGAATGAGCAGGCCGAGAAGTATCTTCTGGCACACTTTGGCGTTGATATTGGCGAGGTGGCGGAATGA
- the glpX gene encoding class II fructose-bisphosphatase, which yields MMSLAWPLLRTTEQAALAAWPETGCGDKNKIDGLAVSAMRQALNELNFQGRIVIGEGEIDHAPMLWIGEQVGRGEGMLIDIAVDPIEGTRMVAMGQSNALAVMAFAPVDSLLHAPDMYMKKIVVGRRAKGAINLRHSLSENLHSVAKVLNKPLTALRMVTLDKPRLRPAIDEARSLGVKVFALPDGDVAASVQTCMVDNAYDVMFTIGGAPEGVISACAVTALGGDMQAELIDFCEAKGDSPEHQKIAQEERSRCDEMGVKVNHVYRLNDIVSHRDVLFAATGVTGGDLLRGIQRGEGGVRTQTILISGIDQTCNIVDSLHSW from the coding sequence ATGATGTCACTGGCGTGGCCGCTGCTACGCACTACGGAACAGGCAGCGCTTGCTGCCTGGCCCGAAACGGGGTGCGGGGATAAAAACAAAATTGATGGCCTGGCGGTAAGCGCCATGCGGCAGGCGCTTAATGAGCTTAATTTTCAGGGGCGGATCGTCATCGGAGAGGGGGAAATCGACCATGCTCCCATGTTGTGGATTGGCGAGCAGGTTGGGCGCGGCGAGGGGATGCTTATTGATATTGCCGTCGATCCAATAGAAGGAACCCGAATGGTCGCGATGGGGCAAAGTAATGCGCTGGCGGTCATGGCTTTTGCGCCAGTGGATTCTCTGCTGCATGCACCTGATATGTATATGAAAAAGATAGTTGTGGGCCGCCGGGCGAAAGGGGCGATTAATCTGCGGCATTCGTTAAGCGAGAACTTACATAGCGTGGCAAAGGTGCTGAACAAGCCGTTGACGGCGTTGCGTATGGTCACGCTGGATAAGCCGCGGCTACGTCCGGCAATTGATGAGGCGAGAAGTCTTGGAGTGAAAGTTTTTGCATTGCCGGATGGTGATGTGGCTGCCAGCGTGCAGACCTGCATGGTGGACAACGCTTACGACGTAATGTTTACCATTGGCGGCGCGCCGGAAGGGGTGATATCGGCGTGTGCGGTGACTGCTTTAGGTGGGGATATGCAGGCGGAACTTATCGACTTTTGTGAGGCGAAAGGCGACTCGCCTGAGCACCAGAAGATAGCGCAGGAAGAGCGCAGCCGTTGCGATGAGATGGGCGTGAAGGTCAACCATGTGTATCGGCTTAATGATATCGTGAGCCACCGCGATGTTCTGTTCGCTGCAACCGGCGTCACAGGAGGTGACCTGCTGCGTGGAATTCAACGTGGCGAGGGCGGAGTTCGCACACAAACAATCCTGATCAGTGGCATAGACCAAACGTGTAATATAGTAGACTCTCTGCATTCCTGGTGA
- a CDS encoding MltR family transcriptional regulator, whose translation MTTLTEDDVLEQLDAQQDLLSFMATANTLLLQAIKRFLPSLFVNNDEEIVEYAVKPLLAQSGPLDDIDVALRLIYALGKMDKWLYADITHFSQFYQYLTEQCDLPGFADELTWDFICNVNSITNNTALYGALKSMKFADFSAWSEIRFINMVKTALALAITTILKELTP comes from the coding sequence ATGACGACGCTAACAGAAGATGACGTGCTGGAGCAATTGGATGCCCAGCAAGATTTACTCTCCTTTATGGCGACTGCAAATACCCTCTTGTTGCAGGCCATCAAGCGTTTTCTGCCCTCGTTGTTCGTTAATAATGATGAAGAGATCGTGGAATATGCAGTGAAGCCGTTACTCGCGCAAAGCGGCCCGCTTGATGATATTGATGTGGCGTTACGACTGATATATGCGCTGGGGAAAATGGACAAATGGCTCTATGCCGATATCACCCACTTTTCGCAGTTTTATCAGTATCTGACTGAACAATGCGATCTTCCCGGATTTGCGGACGAGTTGACCTGGGATTTTATTTGTAATGTAAATAGCATTACGAATAACACCGCATTATACGGCGCGTTGAAATCAATGAAGTTTGCTGATTTCTCTGCGTGGTCAGAAATTCGCTTCATTAATATGGTGAAAACCGCGCTGGCGTTGGCGATAACGACGATATTAAAGGAATTAACGCCGTGA
- a CDS encoding nucleoside/nucleotide kinase family protein has product MNITLSINGLNVDARYSDDEIENVHKPLLHRFTRLHSLTPNRRTIIFLSAPPGTGKSTLTTFWEFLVRQDSHLTPIQTLPMDGFHHYNTWLEEHGLRGSKGAPETFDVTKLAENLRQIREGEGDWPQYDRQKHDPVEAAINVNAPVVIVEGNWLLLDDEQWRALAEFCDFSLFIKAPANALRDRLVGRKLAGGLLQAEAEAFYERTDGPNVRRVLENSRAANLTLEMTADGAYKIACP; this is encoded by the coding sequence GTGAATATAACGCTGAGTATTAATGGGCTGAATGTTGATGCCCGGTACAGTGATGACGAAATTGAGAACGTCCATAAACCTTTACTGCACCGTTTTACCCGATTACATTCTTTAACGCCGAACCGGCGGACCATTATTTTCCTCAGTGCACCGCCAGGGACAGGGAAATCGACGCTCACGACGTTTTGGGAGTTTTTAGTGCGTCAGGACTCGCATTTGACACCAATCCAGACGCTACCGATGGACGGTTTTCACCACTATAACACCTGGCTTGAAGAGCATGGGTTACGTGGCTCGAAAGGGGCACCGGAAACGTTCGATGTGACCAAGCTGGCGGAAAATCTTCGCCAGATTCGCGAGGGTGAGGGCGACTGGCCGCAATACGATCGGCAAAAACATGACCCGGTTGAAGCTGCCATTAATGTAAATGCTCCCGTTGTTATCGTTGAGGGCAACTGGCTGCTGCTGGATGATGAGCAGTGGCGCGCACTCGCGGAGTTTTGCGATTTTTCACTGTTTATTAAAGCGCCAGCCAACGCTTTGCGGGATAGGCTGGTTGGGCGCAAGCTGGCCGGAGGCCTGTTGCAAGCTGAAGCCGAGGCGTTTTACGAGCGTACCGATGGTCCGAACGTTCGCCGTGTGCTCGAAAACAGCCGGGCTGCAAACCTGACGTTAGAGATGACGGCTGACGGTGCATATAAGATTGCCTGCCCTTGA
- the epd gene encoding erythrose-4-phosphate dehydrogenase, whose amino-acid sequence MTIRIAINGFGRIGRNVVRALYESGRRAEITVVAINELADAAGIAHLLKYDTSHGRFAWDVRQEREQLFVGDDAIRLLHESSLEVLPWRELAVDVVLDCTGVYGSREHGEAHLKAGAKKVLFSHPGGNDLDATVVFGVNHDELRAEHRIVSNASCTTNCIIPVIKLLDDAYGIESGTVTTIHSAMHDQQVIDAYHPDLRRTRAASQSIIPVDTKLAAGITRIFPQFNDRFEAIAVRVPTINVTAIDLSVTVKKPVKANEVNQLLQKAAQGTFHGIVDYTELPLVSIDFNHDPHSAIVDGTQTRVSGAHLIKTLVWCDNEWGFANRMLDTTLAMAAQGFR is encoded by the coding sequence ATGACCATACGCATTGCGATTAATGGCTTCGGTCGCATCGGGCGTAACGTGGTTCGTGCTTTGTATGAATCCGGGCGTCGTGCGGAAATCACCGTGGTGGCAATCAATGAACTGGCGGATGCTGCCGGCATCGCTCATTTGTTGAAATATGACACCAGCCATGGGCGCTTTGCCTGGGATGTACGCCAGGAGAGAGAGCAGCTGTTTGTCGGCGATGATGCTATTCGCCTGCTGCATGAATCTTCCCTTGAGGTGTTGCCCTGGCGTGAGCTGGCGGTGGATGTGGTGCTTGATTGTACGGGCGTTTACGGCAGCCGTGAACATGGCGAAGCCCATCTTAAGGCTGGCGCGAAGAAAGTGCTCTTTTCACATCCTGGCGGCAACGATCTCGACGCGACGGTTGTTTTTGGCGTCAATCATGATGAACTGCGAGCCGAGCACCGTATCGTCTCCAATGCCTCCTGCACGACCAACTGCATTATTCCGGTCATTAAACTGTTAGATGATGCCTACGGCATAGAGTCCGGCACGGTAACAACGATTCATTCCGCTATGCACGATCAGCAGGTTATCGATGCTTATCATCCGGATTTGCGCCGTACGCGAGCGGCCAGTCAGTCGATCATCCCGGTTGATACTAAACTAGCTGCGGGGATCACGCGTATTTTCCCTCAGTTTAACGATCGCTTTGAGGCGATTGCAGTCCGCGTACCGACGATTAATGTGACGGCGATCGACCTTAGCGTAACGGTGAAAAAACCAGTAAAAGCAAATGAAGTCAACCAGTTGCTGCAAAAAGCAGCACAGGGTACATTTCATGGTATAGTTGACTATACGGAATTACCGTTAGTCTCGATAGATTTCAACCACGATCCGCATAGCGCCATTGTTGATGGTACGCAAACGCGGGTAAGCGGTGCGCATTTGATCAAAACGCTGGTCTGGTGCGATAACGAATGGGGCTTTGCTAACCGGATGCTCGACACCACGTTAGCGATGGCCGCACAAGGTTTCAGGTAA
- the pgk gene encoding phosphoglycerate kinase — protein sequence MSVIKMTDLDLAGKRVFIRADLNVPVKEGKVTSDARIRASLPTIELALKQGAKVMVTSHLGRPTEGEYNEEFSLLPVVNYLKDKLSNPVRLVKDYLDGVEVAAGELVVLENVRFNKGEKKDDEALSKKYAALCDVFVMDAFGTAHRAQASTHGIGKFADVACAGPLLAAELDALGKALKEPARPMVAIVGGSKVSTKLTVLDSLSKIADQLIVGGGIANTFVAAQGHNVGKSLYEADLVDEAKRLLTTCDIPVPTDVRVATEFSETAAATLKSVNDIKDDEQILDLGDASAQQLAEILKNAKTILWNGPVGVFEFPNFRKGTEIVANAIADSEAFSIAGGGDTLAAIDLFGIADKISYISTGGGAFLEFVEGKVLPAVAMLEERAKK from the coding sequence ATGTCTGTAATTAAGATGACCGATCTGGATCTTGCTGGTAAACGCGTTTTTATCCGTGCGGATCTGAACGTACCAGTTAAAGAAGGGAAAGTAACCAGCGATGCGCGTATCCGTGCCTCTCTGCCGACCATCGAACTGGCCCTGAAACAGGGTGCGAAAGTGATGGTAACTTCCCACCTGGGTCGTCCTACCGAAGGCGAGTACAACGAAGAATTCTCTCTGCTGCCGGTTGTTAACTACCTGAAAGACAAACTGTCTAACCCGGTACGTCTGGTTAAAGATTACCTGGACGGCGTGGAAGTCGCCGCTGGTGAACTGGTTGTTCTGGAAAACGTTCGCTTCAACAAAGGCGAAAAGAAAGACGATGAAGCGCTGTCTAAAAAATACGCTGCGCTGTGTGATGTATTCGTAATGGATGCATTTGGTACCGCTCACCGTGCACAGGCTTCTACCCACGGCATCGGTAAATTTGCTGACGTGGCTTGCGCAGGTCCGCTGCTGGCCGCTGAGCTGGACGCGCTGGGTAAAGCGCTGAAAGAACCTGCTCGCCCGATGGTTGCTATCGTGGGTGGTTCTAAAGTTTCCACTAAACTGACCGTTCTGGATTCCCTGTCTAAAATCGCTGACCAGCTGATCGTTGGTGGTGGTATCGCCAACACCTTCGTTGCCGCTCAAGGCCACAACGTGGGTAAATCCCTGTACGAAGCTGACCTGGTTGACGAAGCTAAGCGCCTGCTGACTACCTGTGATATCCCGGTCCCGACTGATGTTCGCGTGGCAACTGAGTTCTCTGAAACCGCAGCCGCTACCCTGAAATCTGTTAACGACATTAAAGATGACGAGCAGATTCTGGACCTGGGCGATGCTTCCGCGCAGCAGCTGGCTGAAATCCTGAAAAATGCCAAAACTATTCTGTGGAATGGTCCGGTTGGCGTGTTTGAATTCCCGAACTTCCGCAAAGGTACTGAAATCGTTGCGAACGCTATCGCTGATAGCGAAGCCTTCTCTATCGCAGGCGGTGGCGATACCCTGGCAGCAATCGACCTGTTTGGCATTGCTGACAAAATCTCCTACATCTCCACTGGCGGCGGCGCATTCCTCGAATTCGTGGAAGGCAAAGTCCTGCCAGCAGTAGCTATGCTCGAAGAGCGCGCTAAGAAGTAA
- the fbaA gene encoding class II fructose-bisphosphate aldolase: MSKIFDFVKPGVITGDDVQKVFQVAKENNFALPAVNCVGTDSINAVLEAAAKVRSPVIVQFSNGGAAFIAGKGVKTDVPQGAAILGAISGAHHVHQMAEHYGVPVILHTDHCAKKLLPWIDGLLDAGEKHFAATGKPLFSSHMIDLSEETLHENIEICSKYLARMAKMDMTLEIELGCTGGEEDGVDNSHMDASALYTQPEDVDYAYTELSKISPRFTIAASFGNVHGVYKPGNVVLTPTILRDSQDYVSKKHNLPHNSLNFVFHGGSGSSAQEIKDSVSYGVVKMNIDTDTQWATWEGILGYYKTNEAYLQGQLGNPKGEDQPNKKYYDPRAWLRAAQVTMVARLEQAFKELNAIDVL, encoded by the coding sequence ATGTCTAAAATTTTTGATTTCGTAAAACCGGGCGTCATCACTGGCGACGACGTTCAGAAAGTGTTCCAGGTAGCTAAAGAAAACAACTTTGCTCTGCCAGCAGTAAACTGCGTGGGTACTGATTCCATCAACGCCGTTCTGGAAGCAGCTGCAAAAGTTCGTTCTCCGGTTATCGTTCAGTTCTCTAACGGCGGCGCAGCGTTCATCGCGGGCAAAGGTGTGAAAACTGACGTTCCTCAGGGCGCAGCAATCCTGGGTGCTATCTCTGGTGCGCATCACGTACATCAGATGGCAGAGCACTACGGTGTTCCAGTTATCCTGCACACTGACCACTGCGCTAAGAAACTGCTGCCGTGGATCGACGGTCTGCTGGACGCGGGTGAAAAACACTTCGCAGCTACTGGCAAACCGCTGTTCTCTTCTCACATGATTGACCTGTCTGAAGAAACTCTGCACGAAAACATTGAGATCTGTTCTAAATACCTGGCTCGTATGGCTAAAATGGACATGACTCTGGAAATCGAACTGGGTTGCACCGGTGGCGAAGAAGATGGTGTGGATAACAGCCACATGGACGCTTCTGCACTGTACACCCAGCCGGAAGACGTTGATTACGCTTATACCGAGCTGAGCAAAATTAGCCCGCGTTTCACCATCGCGGCTTCCTTCGGTAACGTACACGGCGTTTATAAGCCGGGTAACGTAGTACTGACCCCGACTATCCTGCGCGATTCTCAGGACTATGTTTCTAAGAAACATAACCTGCCGCACAACAGCCTGAACTTCGTCTTCCACGGCGGTTCCGGTTCTTCTGCTCAGGAAATCAAAGACTCCGTAAGCTACGGCGTAGTGAAAATGAACATTGATACCGATACCCAATGGGCGACCTGGGAAGGTATTCTGGGCTACTACAAAACGAACGAAGCTTACCTGCAGGGCCAGCTGGGCAACCCGAAAGGCGAAGACCAGCCGAACAAAAAATACTACGATCCGCGCGCATGGCTGCGTGCTGCTCAGGTGACCATGGTGGCACGTCTGGAGCAGGCATTTAAAGAACTGAACGCGATCGACGTTCTGTAA
- the mscS gene encoding small-conductance mechanosensitive channel MscS, whose translation MEDLNVVDSINNASSWLVRNQELLLSYAVNIVAAIAIIIVGMIVARIVSNTVNRLMRARHIDATVADFLSALVRYAVIAFTLIAALGRVGVQTASVIAVLGAAGLAVGLALQGSLSNLAAGVLLVVFRPFRAGEYVDLGGIAGTVLNVQIFSTTLRSADGKIVVVPNGKIIAGNIINFSREPVRRNEFVIGVAYDADIDKVKQLLTNIIESDERILKDREMTVRLNELGASSVNYVVRVWSKSSDLQSVYWDVLERIKRDFDANGISFPYPQMDVNLKQIKDPAE comes from the coding sequence ATGGAAGATTTGAACGTTGTCGATAGCATAAATAACGCCAGTTCGTGGCTGGTGCGCAATCAGGAATTACTGCTGAGCTATGCCGTCAACATCGTAGCGGCTATCGCGATTATCATTGTTGGTATGATCGTGGCGCGGATTGTGTCTAATACGGTGAATCGCCTGATGCGGGCGCGACATATTGACGCTACCGTTGCCGATTTTCTTTCTGCGCTGGTACGTTACGCCGTTATTGCCTTTACGCTGATTGCCGCTTTGGGCCGCGTCGGGGTGCAAACAGCCTCAGTCATCGCGGTTCTCGGCGCCGCCGGTTTAGCAGTCGGCCTGGCGCTACAGGGTTCGCTCTCTAACCTTGCTGCTGGTGTTCTGCTGGTCGTATTCCGCCCATTCCGTGCGGGTGAATACGTTGACCTTGGCGGTATCGCGGGTACCGTGCTGAACGTGCAGATTTTCTCCACAACCCTTCGTAGCGCGGATGGCAAGATTGTGGTGGTGCCGAATGGTAAAATTATTGCCGGAAACATTATCAACTTCTCCCGTGAGCCGGTCCGTCGCAACGAGTTTGTGATTGGCGTGGCCTACGACGCTGATATAGACAAGGTGAAACAGCTATTGACCAATATCATTGAGTCGGACGAGCGTATCCTGAAAGATCGTGAAATGACCGTTCGCCTGAATGAACTGGGCGCTTCATCAGTGAACTATGTGGTACGCGTCTGGAGTAAAAGCAGCGATCTGCAAAGCGTTTACTGGGATGTTCTGGAACGTATTAAGCGCGATTTTGACGCTAACGGTATCAGCTTCCCGTATCCGCAGATGGATGTGAATTTGAAGCAGATAAAAGACCCGGCGGAGTAA
- the argO gene encoding arginine exporter ArgO, which produces MLSYYFQGLALGAAMILPLGPQNAFVMNQGIRRQYHLMIALLCAISDLLLICAGIFGGSALLMQSPWLLALVTWGGVAFLLWYGFGALKTAFSSNLELASAEVMKQGRWKIIVTMLAVTWLNPHVYLDTFVVLGSLGGQLAMEPKRWFALGTISASFLWFFGLALLAAWLAPRLRTAKAQRIINVLVGLVMWVIALQLAKDGLVHVQMLLN; this is translated from the coding sequence ATGTTATCTTATTACTTTCAGGGGCTTGCCCTGGGGGCGGCAATGATTTTGCCTCTCGGACCCCAAAATGCGTTTGTGATGAATCAGGGCATTCGCCGCCAGTACCATCTGATGATTGCGCTGCTATGCGCTATCAGCGATCTGCTGCTGATCTGCGCCGGTATATTTGGTGGCAGCGCGCTGTTGATGCAGTCTCCGTGGCTGTTAGCGTTGGTAACCTGGGGCGGCGTGGCCTTTTTATTGTGGTACGGTTTCGGCGCGTTGAAAACGGCTTTTAGCAGCAATCTGGAGCTGGCCAGTGCGGAAGTCATGAAGCAGGGACGCTGGAAAATCATCGTCACGATGCTGGCGGTGACCTGGCTTAACCCGCACGTTTATCTTGATACTTTCGTGGTGCTCGGCAGCCTGGGCGGACAGTTAGCAATGGAGCCAAAGCGCTGGTTCGCGTTAGGTACCATCAGCGCTTCATTTTTATGGTTTTTTGGTCTGGCTCTGCTGGCCGCCTGGCTGGCCCCGCGTTTGCGCACGGCAAAGGCACAGCGCATTATCAATGTGCTGGTCGGCCTGGTGATGTGGGTGATTGCGCTACAGCTGGCGAAAGACGGCCTGGTGCATGTGCAGATGCTGCTTAACTAA